CCGGCCAGGATGAGATAGTAGTCGGCCGTGTAGGCGACGAAGTGCCGCGCCGCCTGCCGAACGGCATCGGCGGTGCCCTGGAACCAGTTGGGATTGTCGGGCGTCTGCTCGGCGGCGATGATGTCGACGAAGCCCCCCGAGAACAGATCCATTCGGTACGTCTGCGAGATGTGCCGGTTGAGCGATGCTGAGTTGAACTGGGTCAGGATGAACATCCGCCGCAGCCCGGCATGGAGGCAATTGCTGATCGGAATGTCGATCAACCGGTACTTCCCGCCGATCGGAACCGCGGGCTTGGAGCGCATCAGCGTGAGCGGAGACAAGCGATTTCCCCGGCCGCCGCCGAGGATGATGGCCAGCACGTCCTGCATGGCGACTAGCGTAGGCGATGGCGCGGACCGGGGCAAGCAAAAGCCGCGCAGAAGCTGCTACAATCGACATTCGGGACTGCCGAAGGGAGCATCTGCTGTGCGATTCCGTTTGATCCCGCGCGAAGAGAAGTTCTACGAGGATTTTCTGGCCGCCGCCGACAACCTGGTGGCCGCGGCCAGGCTCCTCGATGAGATGCTGTCGTCGGACCCGCCATCGGTCGGCAAGGCGGCCGAAATCAAGGAACTGGAGCACCGGTGCGATTACCTGACGCACGAGATCTTCCAGCGCCTGCACAAGACGTTCGTCACGCCGATCGACCGTGAAGACATCCACGCGCTGGCCAGTTCGCTCGACGACGTGATGGACGCGATCGACGCGGCGGCCCACCTGTTCGAACAGTACCGGATCACGCATGTGCGCGACGGCGTCCGGCAGTTCTCCCGCATCATCGTCACCGCCACCGAGCAGATCCGGCTGGCGCTCGAACACATGAAGCAGCACGAAGCCGTCACTCCGAGCGTCGTGGAAATCAACCGGCTCGAAAACGAAGCCGACCGCATCCATCAGGAAGTGATCGGCGCGCTCTTCATCGACGAGAAGGACCCGATCACGCTGATCAAGTGGAAAGAGATTTTCGACTACCTCGAGGGTGCAGTCGACTCGATCGAAGATGTCTCCGACGTCATTCAGGGCGTCGTCCTGAAGCACGCATAATCCCGCCATGGAACTTGCTATTGTCCTCGCCTTGATCGCGACAGCCCTGATCTTCGACTACATCAACGGCTTTCACGACGCTGCCAACTCGATTGCCACCGTCGTCTCGACGCGGGTGTTGTCGCCCGGGAAGGCGGTGCTCTGGGCGGCCTTCTTCAATTTCGTCGCGGCCTTCGGATTTGGCACGGCGGTCGCCAAGACGATCGGAACCGGGATGATCGACATCCATGCGGTCACCCTGGCCGTGATCTTCTCCGGTCTGTTCGGGGCGATCGTCTGGGATCTTTTCACGTGGTACGTGGGCCTGCCGACCAGCTCTTCACACGCACTGATCGGCGGGTACGCCGGCGCGGCGATCGCCAAGGCCGGGTGGTCGGTGATCATCGCGGGGGGCTGGACCAAGACGATCGTCTTTATTGTGCTGTCGCCACTGATCGGTATGGTTGCCGGGTACGGCTTGATGGTGGGAATCTACTGGATCTTCCACACGACGTCGCCCGGGCGCGTCGATCAGTGGTTCCGCAAGCTTCAACTGCTGTCGGCAGCGCTGTTCAGCCTGAATCACGGAGCGAACGACGCCCAGAAGACGATGGGCATCATCGCAGGGGTATTGTTCACGGTTCCGGTCTACCGATCGCTCGTGACGGACGAGGCCGGCCAAATGATGATCCCGTTCTGGATCATCCTGATGGCGCACGCGGCGATCGGGATGGGGACTCTGTCAGGCGGCTGGCGCATCATCCACACGATGGGCTCGCGAATCACCAAACTGGAACCGGTGCACGGTTTCGCAGCCGAAACCGGCGCCGCTGGCGCCATCTTCATCGCTACGGCGTTTGGCATTCCCGTCAGTACCACGCACGCCATCACCGGCTCGATCGTCGGCGTGGGATCGACGCGGCGCCTGTCGGCGGTCAGGTGGGGCGTCGCCCGGCGGATCGTGTGGGCCTGGGTCCTGACCATCCCCGCGGCCGGAGCCCTGGGCGCCGGGATGGGACTTCTCCTCCGCGCCTTCGGCATCCACTAATTCCACTGCTAGCGCTTTGGGCGCCATTCGGGTCCGGCGACGCGCTCGGCGACGAAGCCCACTGGCTCGCCCTCATTGATTGGCGGCGTGGCGACTACGTAGAGCACTTCGCCGGCGTACGGGGAGCGGATCTCCTGCAGCAACTTGCCGTGGAAGTCGGTGACGCGCGCGATGAGCGCGCCCTCCGCGACGGTCTGTCCGGGCTCGACCACCGGATAGAGCAGCCCGGTGAACTTGCTCCGCAATACTTCGTTGGGCCCGAGCCACACAGCCTGCGTCAGAGGTTCGGGGCCTTCGGCGCGCATTTTCAGGTGCCGCAGCACCCCGGCGACGCCGCGCTCAATCCTCGTGATCGACGCTTCGTCGGTCTGCGCCCAGCCGCCCGATTCCACGGTGAGCCCCGACTTGCCGCGCGTCTCAGCGGTGTTGGCGAGATACACGGATTCGCCCGGGCTCGTCGGCCGCTCGGTGTCGATCAGGATGTGGTCCAGCCCGAAGGCGAGCGCCATCTGTCTGCTGGCTTCGACGACGGCCGGCGCGCTGGTCACCACCCAGTAACTGTACGGGCGCAACCACTCGTTGCCATCCCCGCAGTGAATGTCGACGACGTGGGTCGCGCGCTCGATGATCTCGCGGGTGATCACCTCCGCGATCCGATCCGAGAGCGTGCCGTCCTTCTTGCCCGGAAACACGCGATTCAGGTTCTTACCGTCGGTTGGCCCGTAGTAGATCGTGCGCTTCAGGAACGACGGCATGTTCGCGACGTGCACCATGAGCACGGTGCCGCTGAGCGTCTTCGGATCGATGGCGTTGCGCAGCCGCTGCAACGCGAGGATCGGCGGATACTCGGCGCCGTGGGTGCCAGCTACCAGCGCAAGCATCGGTCCGGGTTTCGTGCCGTTGATGATCGAAAACGGAATCGTGGTCCCATCATCGCCGGGCCGCGGTGCGACCTTGAACTCGCCCGAGACAACGGAGCCAGGCGCGGCCGTCACTCCGCCCATTGTCACCGGCGACTGTGCAGCGGCGTTCATCGCCGTCGTCAGCAGAAACACCAGCGTAAACAATCCGGGTACCAATATTGTGCGGTCATGCATGTGATTCTCCCATGTGTGTCTCTTTGCCGATTCGTGCGATCCCAGGGGTGTCACGCCGACAGGACTCGGGCCGGGCTCCAGCCCGGCAGGCGGTCCTGGCGGCGTGACACGCCTGGGATCGCCACGCTCCTGCGTGGCCTTGCCCCTAGAATTCCCTCACTGTCCGTCCGCGCATCATAAACAATGCGGCGACCACACTCAGCAACAATCCGGCGGCGGTGAGCGTCGCCGGGGCCGACGTGACATAAGCGGCGTACCCAGCCGCCAGGCTGCCGAGCGGCATGCCGCCGCGGAACGCCATCATGTAGATGCTGACAACCCGCCCGCGCATCGCGTCCGGGGCGGCCAGCTGCAGCAGCGACATCAGCAGCGAGAAGCTCATCATCAGGCCGATACTGCCGACGAAGAGCAACGCGTAGCTTAGCGGCAGACTCCGAGACGAGGCGAAGGCCGCGAGGACCAGGCCCAGCGCAATTTGCACGCCGAGCACCGTCGATCCCATCCGGTTGAACCGGCCCAACCACGCCACGGCGAGGGCACCGACGACCGCGCCGGCGCCAGAGAACGCCATCAGCCGGCTGTAGCCTGCCGCGTCCATCGCGAACACGTCCCGCGCCATCACCGGCAGGAGCGTGAGCACGGGCGAGGCCAGCATCGTCGTGCAGAGTGCGAGAAACGTCAGCGTCAGGATCAGGGGGCTCCGGCGAACGTAGAGCAGCCCGCTCCGCATTTCGCCGACCATCGACTGCGTGCGCGCGGGCAGGGTCTGGATCGTCCGCAAGGCCAGCAGCGAGCCAATCACGACCAGGAACGACAGGCCGTTCAGCGCGAAGCAGGCCGCCGATCCCCAGACGGCGAGCGCCACGCCGGCCAGCAGTGGTCCGATGATTCGCGCGATGTTGAACTGCATCGAGTTGAGCGCGATGGCATTCGGCATGTCCTGCTTGTCGACCAGCAAAGGTAACAGCGACTGATAGG
Above is a genomic segment from Acidobacteriota bacterium containing:
- a CDS encoding DUF47 family protein; the encoded protein is MRFRLIPREEKFYEDFLAAADNLVAAARLLDEMLSSDPPSVGKAAEIKELEHRCDYLTHEIFQRLHKTFVTPIDREDIHALASSLDDVMDAIDAAAHLFEQYRITHVRDGVRQFSRIIVTATEQIRLALEHMKQHEAVTPSVVEINRLENEADRIHQEVIGALFIDEKDPITLIKWKEIFDYLEGAVDSIEDVSDVIQGVVLKHA
- a CDS encoding succinylglutamate desuccinylase/aspartoacylase family protein, encoding MHDRTILVPGLFTLVFLLTTAMNAAAQSPVTMGGVTAAPGSVVSGEFKVAPRPGDDGTTIPFSIINGTKPGPMLALVAGTHGAEYPPILALQRLRNAIDPKTLSGTVLMVHVANMPSFLKRTIYYGPTDGKNLNRVFPGKKDGTLSDRIAEVITREIIERATHVVDIHCGDGNEWLRPYSYWVVTSAPAVVEASRQMALAFGLDHILIDTERPTSPGESVYLANTAETRGKSGLTVESGGWAQTDEASITRIERGVAGVLRHLKMRAEGPEPLTQAVWLGPNEVLRSKFTGLLYPVVEPGQTVAEGALIARVTDFHGKLLQEIRSPYAGEVLYVVATPPINEGEPVGFVAERVAGPEWRPKR
- a CDS encoding MFS transporter — protein: MASSPSIRRIAAALHYRDFRVMWSGACVSSIGTWMQKVAQSWLVLTITGSPFYLGLDAFLGELPILLFTLVGGVVADRHNRRAILLISQCVQLSTAFALAALVHWQVVQVWHVLALSFITGTAQAFGGPAYQSLLPLLVDKQDMPNAIALNSMQFNIARIIGPLLAGVALAVWGSAACFALNGLSFLVVIGSLLALRTIQTLPARTQSMVGEMRSGLLYVRRSPLILTLTFLALCTTMLASPVLTLLPVMARDVFAMDAAGYSRLMAFSGAGAVVGALAVAWLGRFNRMGSTVLGVQIALGLVLAAFASSRSLPLSYALLFVGSIGLMMSFSLLMSLLQLAAPDAMRGRVVSIYMMAFRGGMPLGSLAAGYAAYVTSAPATLTAAGLLLSVVAALFMMRGRTVREF
- a CDS encoding inorganic phosphate transporter, coding for MELAIVLALIATALIFDYINGFHDAANSIATVVSTRVLSPGKAVLWAAFFNFVAAFGFGTAVAKTIGTGMIDIHAVTLAVIFSGLFGAIVWDLFTWYVGLPTSSSHALIGGYAGAAIAKAGWSVIIAGGWTKTIVFIVLSPLIGMVAGYGLMVGIYWIFHTTSPGRVDQWFRKLQLLSAALFSLNHGANDAQKTMGIIAGVLFTVPVYRSLVTDEAGQMMIPFWIILMAHAAIGMGTLSGGWRIIHTMGSRITKLEPVHGFAAETGAAGAIFIATAFGIPVSTTHAITGSIVGVGSTRRLSAVRWGVARRIVWAWVLTIPAAGALGAGMGLLLRAFGIH